Proteins from a single region of Leptospira brenneri:
- a CDS encoding M48 family metalloprotease, with translation MRVLSHTFLFLFLAQTLMAKGNVYVQSTKAKLLSQPKLSADGFPLQMGDALFPVSEQGLFVQVRAENRSGWVSKLFVSPLPPGNQIKLGITSNSSEAVVARQRASDFTKTAAARGLSETQKMRVRGEGELYDFESLRWLESVPFTHLGYPSDKTNLKEENSSIKNSVYSNSELEVLSETKAEVKVGRSLAARLLKKYPLVKDTELTSYLNSVASRLASVSSRKDLSFRVGVIDTPEVNAFACPGGFIFLTTGSLKKVQTEAELAGIIGHEMGHIVLFHNGEFKQSNVFLDILSGFLAPPGGEVVNAATSTLLDEMEKQLFETGRDMKLELEADEAAVGLTSQAGFSPVGLSNFLNTISKSEGTDSFKKTHPDTTIRIAKLVFFESSATPENVPFLKDRWSEFKSKLKP, from the coding sequence ATGAGAGTTCTTTCTCACACCTTTTTGTTTCTTTTTTTAGCACAAACACTGATGGCTAAGGGCAATGTATACGTACAAAGCACAAAGGCCAAACTCCTTTCCCAACCCAAACTCAGTGCCGATGGGTTTCCATTGCAAATGGGGGATGCTTTGTTTCCTGTAAGTGAACAAGGACTTTTTGTTCAGGTGAGGGCGGAGAACCGTTCCGGATGGGTATCCAAACTCTTTGTATCACCTCTCCCTCCGGGAAACCAAATTAAACTAGGCATCACATCCAATTCCTCTGAAGCAGTTGTGGCAAGACAAAGAGCTTCCGATTTTACAAAAACAGCAGCGGCCCGTGGGCTTTCGGAAACACAGAAGATGCGTGTTCGCGGGGAGGGAGAACTTTATGATTTTGAGTCTTTACGTTGGCTTGAGTCGGTCCCTTTCACTCATTTAGGATATCCTTCTGATAAAACAAATTTAAAAGAAGAAAATAGCAGTATTAAAAATTCAGTATATTCTAATTCTGAACTAGAGGTTCTTTCGGAAACTAAGGCCGAAGTGAAAGTCGGACGTTCTCTAGCGGCTAGGTTACTTAAAAAATACCCGCTAGTAAAAGATACAGAACTTACTAGTTATCTTAATTCGGTTGCCTCTCGTTTGGCTTCTGTATCCTCTAGAAAGGATTTAAGTTTTCGTGTGGGTGTGATCGATACACCAGAGGTAAATGCCTTTGCTTGTCCTGGTGGGTTTATTTTTTTAACTACTGGGAGTCTTAAAAAAGTCCAAACTGAAGCAGAACTTGCTGGTATCATTGGCCATGAAATGGGACACATTGTTCTCTTTCATAATGGAGAATTCAAACAATCAAATGTATTTTTAGACATTCTCTCCGGGTTTTTGGCTCCTCCTGGTGGCGAAGTTGTGAATGCTGCTACTTCAACCCTTCTGGATGAAATGGAAAAACAACTCTTTGAAACAGGAAGAGATATGAAGTTGGAATTAGAGGCAGATGAAGCGGCCGTTGGTCTCACTAGCCAAGCTGGATTTTCTCCCGTTGGTCTTTCTAATTTTCTAAATACAATTTCAAAGTCAGAAGGGACAGATTCTTTTAAGAAAACTCATCCTGATACCACAATTCGAATCGCCAAACTTGTATTTTTTGAATCATCCGCCACTCCCGAAAATGTTCCCTTTCTCAAAGATCGTTGGAGTGAATTTAAATCTAAACTCAAACCATGA
- a CDS encoding CHASE2 domain-containing protein has protein sequence MKQTKYLFPFFLMVIVPGAILAVISLFGFSNTLNRKLSDSLFHILPTHHRFSKDIVIIDIDEQSIAKYADHPELGQWPWKRNIYPTLIGYTKLLTPPKITIIDIMFTERSDYDEALVAANQSLGEISHAANFRNGGYVFTRKDEEDIAEKFNVSLPSDTPFPRYENASFPIGAVGETAPMIHVVNVISDTDGILRRFTPFTRWKNKHYPTLALQAFVSGKSYSTEWKEGRFRIRREDGVTREVPLGKDGLVRAYFYTEEELRNIPRYSAAGIIESLNQLNANEVEDPEKLLVPPTFFENKIVLIGTSAAATHDDVVTPHGLFPGVIAQAVFASNLTEGHLLTELPEIWGISFTLFILMFGVIILFVNQWHFLRNVYPVLAIGIFVGSFYFLYRLDLVLPSSSFVIGFPLSYLIGFAYLTYTEGKEKRKFNNILRNLVDPGVVSEALENMDSLKKGGEWEITAFFSDVAGFSSISEELSASDLARLLNEYLSAMTKILKANSGTLDKYIGDAIVGIFGAPIQNNDHPRLACTAALAMVTELEVLRSIWNEKKDYTETARGMKFRIGLNCGPAKVGFMGTDSLASYTMMGDTVNLAARLEAAAKDYGTSILVSESIESVCKDEFHFRFLDWIRVKGKEAPVKIYSLVSYVSDLTPQIIEAEEIYKQGFQFYLNREWEKAIGSFEKVSSVFGYKDVPSQLLIKRCQALFKNPPADGWDGVFTRTSK, from the coding sequence ATGAAACAAACAAAATATCTTTTTCCATTTTTTTTAATGGTCATCGTTCCTGGGGCCATTTTGGCAGTAATTTCTCTTTTTGGTTTTTCTAATACTTTGAATCGAAAGTTATCGGATAGTTTATTCCATATCCTTCCGACCCACCATCGTTTTTCTAAAGACATTGTGATCATTGATATTGATGAACAAAGTATCGCAAAATATGCTGATCATCCCGAACTTGGGCAATGGCCCTGGAAGAGAAATATTTATCCCACACTCATTGGTTATACGAAACTTCTCACTCCACCCAAAATTACAATCATTGATATTATGTTTACGGAAAGGTCTGATTATGATGAGGCACTCGTGGCCGCCAATCAGAGTTTAGGTGAAATTTCCCATGCAGCCAATTTTCGTAACGGTGGATATGTATTTACCAGGAAAGACGAAGAAGATATTGCTGAAAAATTTAATGTATCGTTACCATCGGATACCCCATTCCCACGTTATGAAAACGCATCTTTTCCGATCGGGGCTGTGGGTGAAACAGCTCCCATGATTCATGTGGTGAATGTCATTTCCGATACCGATGGAATCCTTCGGAGGTTTACTCCTTTCACTCGTTGGAAAAACAAACACTATCCAACACTCGCATTACAGGCATTTGTTTCTGGGAAGTCTTATTCAACAGAATGGAAGGAAGGACGATTTCGGATTCGAAGAGAGGATGGGGTCACGAGGGAAGTTCCTTTGGGCAAGGATGGTCTTGTCCGTGCTTATTTTTATACCGAAGAGGAACTACGAAACATCCCTCGTTACTCTGCTGCCGGGATCATTGAATCCTTGAACCAATTGAACGCAAACGAGGTAGAGGATCCTGAAAAACTTCTGGTTCCTCCTACTTTTTTTGAAAACAAAATTGTGTTAATTGGAACTTCAGCGGCAGCCACTCATGATGATGTGGTCACTCCTCATGGACTTTTCCCGGGAGTGATTGCCCAAGCAGTGTTTGCTTCGAACTTGACCGAGGGACATCTACTGACGGAACTTCCTGAAATTTGGGGAATCAGTTTTACTCTTTTTATTTTGATGTTTGGAGTGATCATTCTTTTTGTCAACCAGTGGCATTTTTTGAGAAACGTTTATCCTGTTCTTGCCATTGGTATTTTTGTTGGCTCTTTTTATTTTTTATACCGACTGGATTTGGTTCTTCCTAGTTCTTCGTTTGTGATTGGTTTCCCTTTATCCTATTTGATCGGTTTTGCTTACCTTACTTATACGGAAGGAAAGGAAAAAAGAAAATTTAATAACATCTTACGGAACTTAGTCGATCCGGGTGTTGTGAGCGAAGCCCTCGAGAATATGGATTCCTTAAAAAAAGGAGGGGAGTGGGAAATCACGGCTTTTTTTTCTGATGTGGCAGGATTTTCCAGTATCAGTGAAGAACTCAGTGCCAGTGATTTAGCAAGGTTGTTAAATGAATATCTTTCTGCGATGACAAAAATTCTAAAAGCCAATTCAGGAACCTTGGATAAATACATTGGGGATGCCATCGTTGGAATTTTTGGTGCACCCATTCAAAATAATGATCATCCGAGACTTGCTTGCACAGCCGCCCTTGCGATGGTCACTGAACTTGAGGTTTTACGATCTATTTGGAATGAAAAAAAAGATTACACTGAGACTGCGAGGGGAATGAAGTTTCGAATTGGACTCAATTGTGGACCAGCTAAGGTTGGATTCATGGGGACTGATAGTCTCGCTTCCTACACAATGATGGGAGATACGGTCAATTTAGCAGCGCGTTTAGAAGCAGCGGCTAAAGATTATGGAACTTCGATTCTAGTTTCTGAAAGTATCGAATCCGTTTGTAAAGATGAGTTTCATTTTCGGTTTTTAGATTGGATTCGTGTGAAAGGAAAAGAGGCTCCGGTTAAAATTTATAGTTTGGTTTCCTATGTTTCTGATCTGACTCCTCAAATCATCGAAGCAGAAGAAATCTATAAACAAGGGTTTCAGTTTTATTTGAATCGAGAATGGGAAAAAGCCATTGGAAGTTTTGAAAAGGTCTCAAGTGTTTTTGGATATAAAGACGTTCCAAGCCAACTCTTGATCAAAAGGTGTCAGGCATTATTTAAGAATCCTCCCGCTGATGGTTGGGATGGGGTATTCACAAGAACTTCTAAATAA
- a CDS encoding OmpP1/FadL family transporter — protein sequence MKIYKLLFTSLLLIPSILLASEPFHNIQGFYGERAAGLGGAFTAIADDPSGAYYNPAGLGFTYNDGISISASNFKDVKRSYINIDTPGQVYNQTHQGFDPNFIGLLKNFDRWKFAFSIVNTYNYSYNRADQVNYPLVSPSINSTRNYTKERYNQLLVGPSAAYLLSDKLSIGATLYYMNDTKEVSRTQFQQFSDLSYVMRSYVDNRRTSGIMPVIGIQYQPIQKVSLGMSYRRIFVMGGNRLYNEVYADSTRRPGSAAVDFIEGTGDGASSIEAGVLTQKPKLTTSIPQTSEMRFGIAFFPTSRFLASFDMIYTTGYKSRQNQDEISAFGRRITYTINDTEIRELTRASTTNFAAGMEYYLADTFSVLAGIYTNEPNTKPISWTESAVDLYLQNAYGNQVQVNSGDNSLVYKVARSGTNPRNEYSRNKGLSLGFSWVTSKSSVSVTYIREVGNGNSRIDPNSLSQSFEYSAHSIYIMVSSRN from the coding sequence ATGAAAATATACAAATTACTATTCACGTCATTACTATTAATACCAAGCATTCTCTTGGCTTCTGAACCTTTCCATAATATCCAAGGATTTTATGGAGAACGGGCAGCAGGTCTAGGAGGGGCTTTTACTGCCATCGCGGATGATCCTTCCGGTGCTTATTACAATCCAGCGGGACTCGGATTTACTTACAACGATGGGATTTCCATTTCTGCCAGTAATTTCAAAGATGTAAAACGAAGTTATATCAATATCGATACACCAGGTCAAGTCTACAACCAAACACACCAAGGATTTGATCCCAACTTTATTGGGTTACTAAAGAATTTTGATCGGTGGAAGTTTGCATTTTCGATTGTAAACACTTATAATTATTCTTACAATCGGGCGGACCAAGTGAATTACCCACTCGTCTCCCCTTCCATCAACTCCACAAGAAATTATACAAAAGAAAGATACAACCAACTGTTAGTGGGCCCGAGTGCTGCATACCTACTCTCCGACAAACTTTCCATAGGTGCCACTCTCTACTATATGAATGACACAAAGGAGGTATCCAGAACCCAGTTCCAACAGTTTTCGGATCTTAGTTATGTGATGCGTTCCTATGTGGACAATCGTAGAACCTCTGGGATTATGCCGGTCATTGGAATCCAATACCAACCCATTCAAAAAGTTTCCCTTGGGATGAGTTACCGTAGAATCTTTGTGATGGGTGGGAACAGATTGTATAATGAAGTTTATGCGGATTCCACACGTAGACCCGGATCTGCTGCGGTCGATTTTATTGAAGGAACGGGTGACGGTGCCTCTTCCATTGAAGCAGGAGTCCTCACTCAAAAACCGAAACTCACAACTTCGATCCCACAGACTTCCGAAATGCGTTTTGGAATCGCGTTTTTCCCGACTTCACGATTTCTCGCTTCCTTTGATATGATCTATACCACAGGATATAAATCGAGACAAAACCAAGACGAAATTAGTGCTTTTGGCAGAAGAATCACTTATACAATCAACGATACCGAAATTCGAGAACTGACCCGTGCATCGACTACGAACTTTGCAGCAGGAATGGAATACTACCTTGCAGACACATTTTCCGTGTTAGCTGGTATTTACACAAACGAACCAAACACAAAACCAATTTCTTGGACTGAATCAGCAGTAGATTTATACTTACAAAATGCATATGGGAACCAAGTCCAGGTCAATTCTGGAGACAATAGTTTAGTTTATAAAGTGGCTCGGTCGGGAACCAATCCAAGAAACGAATACTCAAGAAACAAAGGACTTAGTTTGGGATTTTCTTGGGTGACATCTAAATCCTCTGTTTCCGTAACCTATATTAGAGAAGTGGGAAATGGAAATTCTAGGATAGATCCAAACTCTCTTTCTCAATCCTTCGAATACAGCGCACATTCGATTTACATTATGGTTAGTTCCCGAAACTAA
- a CDS encoding PhzF family phenazine biosynthesis protein, whose product MYETIYIIDAFTNQLFSGNPAAVLVLDFWPNEDWMQKIALENNLSETAFVVKEGKDYRIRWFTPTVEVDLCGHATLASAFVLKNYRGETRDHFQFLSKSGILPVSIENEIIYLNFPTYLDLQKNQKINPNQLVPILGKAPIEIWEGKDTIFLYSTSTDIGALAPDFSKLTEIPTNRGYIALWINELNDDKKSDYEFRFFGPGMGIPEDPATGSAHCNLAPFVSKKLQKQIFKSHQKSKRGAEFYIEDQGDRVSIGGTAVLYLRGEVAKAPN is encoded by the coding sequence ATGTACGAAACGATCTATATCATTGATGCTTTTACCAATCAATTATTTTCAGGAAATCCAGCGGCTGTTTTGGTTCTAGACTTTTGGCCAAACGAGGATTGGATGCAAAAAATTGCTTTGGAAAATAATCTTTCTGAAACTGCCTTCGTTGTTAAAGAAGGTAAGGACTACAGAATCCGTTGGTTCACCCCTACCGTGGAGGTGGATCTTTGTGGTCATGCCACACTTGCTTCCGCATTTGTTTTAAAGAATTACCGCGGAGAAACCAGGGATCATTTTCAATTCCTATCTAAATCTGGCATTTTACCCGTATCCATAGAAAACGAAATTATCTATTTAAACTTTCCCACTTATCTAGATTTGCAAAAGAACCAAAAGATAAACCCAAATCAATTGGTTCCCATTCTCGGGAAAGCTCCCATCGAAATTTGGGAAGGAAAAGATACAATTTTTCTCTATTCCACATCCACTGACATCGGCGCATTGGCACCCGACTTTTCTAAACTAACGGAGATACCAACAAACCGAGGTTATATTGCCTTATGGATCAATGAATTGAATGATGATAAAAAATCAGATTATGAATTTCGATTTTTTGGTCCGGGAATGGGGATACCAGAAGATCCCGCCACCGGTTCTGCCCACTGTAACCTTGCACCCTTTGTTTCGAAAAAATTGCAGAAACAAATTTTCAAAAGCCACCAAAAATCAAAAAGAGGTGCCGAGTTTTATATCGAAGACCAAGGTGATAGAGTATCCATTGGGGGAACTGCTGTTTTGTATCTAAGAGGAGAAGTGGCAAAGGCCCCAAATTAG
- a CDS encoding patatin-like phospholipase family protein: MGKKRALVLSGGGARGAYQAGVLRYLEEIHWKPDIICGTSVGAINACAIGSGMNSGRLSELWLRLNQKNIMRYSIWNMLKGLFRRRYYPLVETDPLKKFIHENLDFSTLNESKTKVIISAVNILTSELKFFENPGLRIEHILASSAIPMIFPWQIIDGEPYWDGGVMANTPILPALTHEASEIVVVLLSPVGGVQMMETPETKDEALERLFELYLLGSYRSIEQGLEYRKAVMKGLTPVENFLLGLRTQFKNAKISVIAPKRMLGLVSILNFKKEQAELLLRHGYEDAKEFFTLNPNAK; the protein is encoded by the coding sequence ATGGGTAAAAAGAGAGCTTTGGTTTTATCGGGTGGGGGTGCGAGAGGTGCCTACCAGGCGGGTGTTCTCAGGTATTTGGAAGAAATCCACTGGAAACCGGATATCATTTGCGGAACTTCTGTCGGTGCCATCAATGCCTGTGCCATTGGTTCGGGAATGAATTCTGGGAGGCTCTCTGAGTTATGGTTAAGACTAAATCAAAAAAATATCATGCGTTATTCGATCTGGAATATGTTAAAGGGACTTTTTCGAAGAAGGTATTATCCCCTTGTTGAAACTGATCCATTAAAAAAATTCATTCATGAGAATTTGGATTTTTCTACACTGAATGAATCCAAAACAAAAGTCATCATCTCTGCAGTGAACATTCTCACCTCTGAACTTAAGTTTTTTGAAAATCCAGGTTTAAGAATCGAACATATCTTGGCTTCTTCTGCCATCCCCATGATCTTTCCGTGGCAGATCATTGATGGAGAGCCGTATTGGGACGGGGGAGTGATGGCCAATACACCCATCCTACCTGCTCTCACCCATGAAGCTTCCGAGATTGTAGTTGTCCTTCTTTCTCCAGTAGGAGGAGTTCAGATGATGGAAACTCCAGAAACTAAAGATGAAGCATTGGAAAGATTATTTGAACTCTATCTCCTAGGTTCTTACAGAAGCATAGAACAAGGATTAGAATATAGAAAAGCAGTAATGAAAGGTTTAACACCAGTGGAAAACTTTTTACTGGGATTAAGGACTCAATTTAAAAATGCAAAAATTTCTGTGATTGCTCCCAAACGAATGTTGGGTTTAGTGAGTATCTTAAATTTTAAAAAGGAACAAGCTGAACTTCTTCTCCGGCATGGGTATGAAGATGCAAAAGAGTTTTTTACATTAAACCCAAATGCAAAATAA
- a CDS encoding PAS domain S-box protein, whose translation MNADASINYAQIIMDNSTDAILLIGLDHSVLAYNQNLQDTILAYSGKILKAGDNYLEFLNKEDTIVFLDMFQRCINGETVTIERIEELNQIPVWFEFKLNPTYDKDKNLLGICLRGKDIDTRKKMQMAHSESEEKFRNLIESAPNSILIVDTSGKIVHCNIETENTFGYHKEELINQSVELLVPLRYRSGHDHLVSGYVQAPRPMRIGKNQVTSAIRKDGKEIFVEISLNSFEVNKTNYVSAIIVDITEKIQIETKIKEQIQELKEIARIQSHEIRRPLANILGLLELLESKMTEEKRNEIHSYLRKSANDLDELVYDIVKRSSRFSIL comes from the coding sequence ATGAATGCAGATGCATCGATCAATTATGCTCAAATCATTATGGACAATTCAACGGATGCCATTCTGCTGATTGGTCTCGATCACTCTGTACTTGCTTACAATCAAAATCTCCAAGATACAATTCTAGCATATTCTGGAAAAATTCTAAAAGCTGGAGATAACTATTTAGAATTTCTAAATAAAGAGGATACAATCGTTTTTTTAGATATGTTCCAAAGGTGTATCAATGGTGAAACCGTAACCATAGAAAGGATCGAGGAACTAAACCAAATTCCTGTTTGGTTTGAATTCAAATTAAATCCAACTTATGATAAGGACAAAAATCTTTTAGGAATTTGTCTTCGAGGTAAAGACATTGATACTAGAAAAAAAATGCAAATGGCACACTCCGAAAGCGAGGAGAAGTTCAGAAACTTAATCGAATCAGCACCTAACTCCATTTTAATAGTGGATACATCTGGAAAAATTGTCCATTGCAATATAGAAACAGAAAATACCTTCGGCTATCATAAAGAAGAGCTGATCAACCAATCAGTGGAACTTCTTGTACCACTCCGCTATAGATCTGGCCATGACCATTTAGTGTCTGGATACGTCCAAGCACCGAGACCGATGCGAATCGGAAAAAACCAAGTTACATCAGCAATCAGAAAAGATGGGAAAGAAATTTTTGTCGAAATCAGTTTAAATAGTTTCGAAGTCAATAAAACCAATTACGTTTCGGCAATCATCGTTGACATCACAGAAAAAATTCAAATTGAAACAAAAATCAAAGAACAAATTCAAGAATTAAAAGAAATTGCCAGGATCCAATCTCACGAAATCAGAAGGCCTCTTGCCAATATTTTAGGGCTTTTAGAACTTCTGGAGTCCAAAATGACAGAAGAAAAAAGAAACGAAATCCATTCCTATTTACGGAAATCAGCAAATGATTTAGATGAATTGGTTTATGATATTGTCAAAAGAAGTAGTCGATTTAGCATACTTTAA